Proteins from one Pontibacter korlensis genomic window:
- a CDS encoding fasciclin domain-containing protein — MKITKPLIMAALASTTLFGCTTSEESVNESVAMERPDGLNDNTTVADSTDYSQMFADVGNTAQYDLISLMQKDPNLSTFAMMLEQAGLTNDLAQGESITVFVPVNAAFASWPPDSLNMLMLPENKAQAIRLLQAHVLPNKVYFNEFDSSQRIETGGGEYVTVEVSGNGSRASIGGATIVKPDIEASNGIIHIVDNLISPIDAP, encoded by the coding sequence ATGAAAATAACGAAACCCTTGATTATGGCGGCACTTGCCTCCACAACTTTATTTGGATGTACCACCTCCGAGGAAAGCGTGAATGAGAGCGTAGCAATGGAAAGGCCGGATGGGCTAAATGATAATACTACAGTAGCAGACTCAACCGACTACAGCCAGATGTTCGCTGATGTGGGTAACACAGCACAGTATGATTTAATATCGCTCATGCAGAAAGATCCCAATTTATCGACCTTTGCAATGATGCTGGAGCAGGCAGGGCTGACAAATGACTTAGCACAGGGAGAATCTATAACTGTCTTTGTTCCTGTTAACGCTGCCTTTGCCTCATGGCCCCCAGACTCACTGAACATGCTAATGTTACCAGAGAACAAGGCCCAGGCTATTCGGCTCCTGCAAGCCCATGTGCTGCCTAACAAGGTATACTTTAACGAGTTTGACAGTAGCCAACGCATAGAAACCGGCGGCGGCGAGTATGTAACTGTTGAAGTTAGTGGAAATGGATCTCGTGCATCCATAGGTGGAGCCACCATAGTAAAACCAGACATTGAGGCCTCGAACGGAATAATCCATATAGTAGATAACCTTATATCCCCAATAGATGCCCCTTAA
- a CDS encoding fasciclin domain-containing protein, translating into MKTINILAAALISASVLGGCANSDTSASMDSTVSSGGNAAKTSTIGGAAESQAPMDPDTDMTKEGTSNSVVSADNPLGRRPSIVALAQQTPELSIFLQLIKAADMVTILESPAPYTVLAPTNKAFDALPDGTVDALMQAGSELELQRIIQAHVLPNRITTDEMKNNMPMMTAYGEEVIATRKGGTLKVGNATVLKSDIQASNGIVHIIDRVLAPPSK; encoded by the coding sequence ATGAAAACTATAAATATATTGGCAGCCGCACTGATCTCTGCATCTGTGCTAGGCGGCTGCGCTAATTCTGATACCAGTGCGAGCATGGATAGTACAGTGAGTTCTGGTGGTAATGCTGCAAAAACATCTACAATTGGTGGAGCAGCAGAGTCACAGGCGCCAATGGATCCGGACACAGACATGACAAAAGAGGGTACTTCTAATAGTGTGGTTTCGGCAGATAACCCACTTGGCCGCAGACCAAGTATAGTAGCGCTGGCGCAGCAAACACCGGAGCTTTCCATATTTCTGCAGCTTATCAAAGCCGCCGACATGGTTACTATACTAGAGAGCCCAGCCCCTTATACTGTGCTTGCTCCTACCAACAAGGCTTTTGATGCTTTGCCAGACGGAACCGTAGATGCCCTTATGCAGGCTGGTAGTGAGCTGGAATTACAGCGAATCATACAAGCACATGTGCTTCCGAACCGCATCACAACCGATGAAATGAAAAACAACATGCCTATGATGACAGCCTATGGTGAGGAGGTAATTGCCACACGCAAGGGCGGAACCTTGAAAGTGGGCAATGCTACTGTCCTCAAGTCAGACATACAGGCTTCTAACGGGATAGTACATATTATTGATAGGGTACTGGCCCCACCTTCAAAGTAA
- a CDS encoding response regulator, translated as MYKLKHILIIDDDQINTLFSQIILEDADVSSLVSICHSVPEALDFLRATETTEDTAFPDLILLDISMPSMDGFDFLDRYYSLGYNKRHKTFISMFTSSEEQEHVNRVQKYEVVVGFIKKPLSIPTLHNILALQDNSRAENNLS; from the coding sequence ATGTATAAACTGAAACACATCCTGATTATTGATGATGATCAAATAAATACTCTGTTTTCCCAGATCATTCTTGAGGATGCTGATGTTAGCAGCCTGGTTTCTATATGCCATAGTGTACCGGAGGCACTTGACTTTCTACGTGCCACTGAAACTACGGAAGACACAGCTTTTCCGGACCTGATCCTGCTAGATATCAGTATGCCCTCTATGGATGGATTTGATTTTCTGGACCGCTACTACTCTTTGGGTTATAACAAACGTCATAAGACGTTTATCTCCATGTTTACCTCTTCTGAGGAGCAGGAGCATGTTAACCGAGTGCAGAAGTACGAGGTAGTGGTCGGATTTATCAAAAAACCATTGTCCATTCCAACGCTCCATAACATACTTGCACTGCAGGATAACAGCCGTGCAGAAAACAATTTGTCATAG